The Sphingopyxis fribergensis DNA segment ACGATGACATCGAGGTCGGCCTTGTTCGGCGCGAGCCCGTGGATGCGCGGACCATAGCCGACATTGTCATAGATCGACTTGGGGAAGGGGTTCGGTTTCTGGAACACCATGCCGACGCGGGCGCGCAGCTGCACGACGTCCATCGATGGCGCATAGATATCCTCGCCGTCGAGCTCGATCTGTCCCGTAACGCGCGCGCTGGCGACGGTGTCGTTCATGCGATTGAGCGAGCGCAGAAAGGTCGACTTGCCGCAGCCCGACGGGCCGATGAAAGCGGTGACCAGGTCGGTGCCGACGTCGATCGACACGTCGTTGATCGCCTGTTTGTCGCCATAGAAGACGTTGACGCCGTGCGCCTTCATCTTCGGGTCGATAATGGTCAGGTCTTCTTGGGTCATGTTCACCAGCGTTTTTCGAATTTGTTGCGAAGATAGATCGCAAAGGCGTTCATCGACAGCAGCACGATAAGCAGCACGATGATCGCGGCGGAGGTTTTCTCGACAAAGCCCCGGTCGACTTCGTCCGACCAGAGGAAGATCTGCATCGGCAGCACGGTCGCCGGCGAACAGATACCGCCCGGAACGTCACCGATGAAGGCACGCATGCCGATCAAGAGCAAAGGCGCGGTCTCCCCCAGCGCGCGCGCCATGCCGATGATGGTGCCGGTCAAAATGCCCGGCAGCGCGAGCGGCAGGACATGGTGGAACACCACCTGCACGGGACTTGCGCCAACACCCAGCGCAGCGTCGCGGATCGAGGGCGGCACCGACTTGATCGCGTTGCGGCTGGCGATGACGATCACCGGCATCGTCATCAGCGCCAGCGTCAGGCCGCCGACGAGTGCGCTCGCCTGGCAGATGCCGAACCAGTTGATGAACACCGCGAGCGCGAGCAGGCCAAAGATGATCGAGGGAACCGCGGCAAGATTGTTGATCGACACTTCGATGAGGTCGGTCCAGCGGTTCTTCGGCGCATATTCCTCAAGATAGAGCGCCGCGAGCACGCCCGTGGGAAAGGCGATGAGGAAGGCGATGAAGATCGTCAGCACCGACCCCTTGAGCGCGCCCCAGATGCCCGCGACCGCGGGATCGGTGGCGTCGGCGTTCTTGAAAAAGGGCCAGTGGATGCCGGTCCCCAGCTTGCCGTCACGCTCCAGCGCATCGACCCGCGCCCCGAGTTCGCCGCGCGCGCCGTCTTTCGCCATGATGTCGACCGCCGATGACGCCGGCAGTTCGAACACCGTCTTGCCGTTCAGGAGTTCGGGGTCGGCCTTGATCTCGCTGCGCACTTCCTTCCACGCATTCTCCGAAATCAGCTCGGCCCCGCCGTCGCCCAGCGCTTCGTCGGCGGCAAAGGCGACGATGTCGGCCAGCCCTGCGTTCGCGATCACCTGATCGGCGTCGGCATCGCCCAGCCGCGACGTATCGACCGTCAGCGGCGTGCTCTTGAAATCGATCGGCACCGCGACATGCGTATAGGTAAAGCCGCGCGCGCCGTTGCCGACCATCACGAACAGCAGGAAGGCGAGGAAAGCGCCCGAGAGTAGCACCGCGCCCAGCCCGAACAGCTTGAAGCGGCGTTCGGCGGCGTAGCGGCCCGCGATGCGCTTTTGCATCACGGTGCCTTTCCAGTCGGTGGGGGCGGTTTCCCTATTCATAAGCTTCGCGATACTTTTTGACGATGCGCAGGGCGGCGATGTTGAGCAGCAGCGTGACGATGAACAGCACGAGCCCGAGCGCGAAGGCGGCGAGCGTCTTGGCGCTGTCGAACTCCTGATCGCCGGTGAGCAATTTGACGATCTGCGCGGTCACCGTGGTGACGCTGGCAAAGGGGTTGGCAGTCATGTTGGCGGAGAGGCCCGCCGCCATCACGACGATCATCGTCTCGCCAATCGCGCGGCTGACCGCGAGCAATATGCCGCCCATCACGCCGGGCAGCGCGGCGGGGATCAGCACCTGGCGGATCGTTTCGTTCGGGGTGGCGCCGAGGGCGAGCGATCCGTCGCGCATCGCCTGCGGCACCGCGTTGATGCTGTCGTCGGCCATCGACGACACGAACGGGATGATCATCACCCCCATCACGATGCCCGCGGCAAGCGCGCTTTCGGTCGAGGCGTTCGGAATGCCCAGCATCACCGCGAAATTGCGCAGGGCAGGGGCGACGGTCAGCGCGGCGAAATAGCCGTAGACCACGGTCGGCACCCCCGCGAGGATCTCGAGGATCGGCTTGACCCAGCGGCGCACCGCGGGCGCGGCATATTGGGTGAGGTACACCGCGGTCATCATCCCGATCGGGATCGCGACGATCATCGCGATGATCGCGCCGATCAGCACCGTGCCCCAGAACAAAGGAATGCCGCCGAACGTGTCGGGCTGCGGCGCCCCGCTTTGCGGCGCCCATGTCGTCCCGAACAGCAATTCGGCGGGCGAGACGAGGCGGAAAAAGCGGATCGATTCAAAGAGCAGTGAGAGCACGATGCCGAATGTCGTGAGGATCGCGACCAGGGACGCGAGCAGCAGGAACAGCATCACGATCCGCTCGACCCGCGTTCGCGCCCGGAAATCGGGTTTGATCCGCGTGAAGGCATAAAGCCCGCCCGCGAGCGCCAGCGCGAGCATCGCGGCGATGCCGATCCACGCATATTTGTGGCTCGCGTCGGCATAGGGCTGCACCAGCGGCGCCGCGGCGGGCAGCCGCACCCTGTCCTGCTTGCCTTCGGCAACGCTGCGCGCGTCGGACAGGATCGCCCCGCGCTCGAACCCGAAAGAGGGGAGCGACTGCGCCGCTTCGCTCGTCAGCACCTGGTTGGTGATCAGCGCCGGCGAAACCGACGACCAGACGGCGAGGAACAGCGCCGCGGGGGCAAATAGCCACAGCGCGACATACCAGCCATGATATTGCGGGCGCGAATGGAGCTTTGTACCCGCGCGCCCCGCGAGCAGGTTCGACCGTTGCCGACCGGCAATCCAGCCGATCAGGGCTAACCCTGCGATCAAAAGCAAAAGGGCGGCGGCGTTGAAGGTCACGTCTCAGCGATTCCCCATTTTCCGTTTGCATCGAGCGAGTCGAGATGCGCCTGGCGCAGGGCTCGCGTGTCTCGACTTCGCTCGACACGAACGGAGGGTAGGCGGTCCAAAAAGACGGTGGCCGGACGGGCGAGCCCGCCCCGGCCACCAGCGGGAGGAAACTTAGTTGAGCTCAGCGCCGTTCAGCACGGTCATGCCGGTGCCCGCGGCGGTCGCCTTGTCGGCGATCGCCTTCGGCGACACGATCAGCCCCTTGGCGTTCAGATAACCGCCTTCGCCCGCGCCCTTCAGGAACTCGGCGACATATTCGGCGAGGCCGGGGACGACGCCGACATGCGCCTTCTTCACATAGATGAACAGCGGGCGCGAACCGGGATAGCTGCCGTCGGCGATCGCGGCATAGGTCGGCGCGACGCCCTGGATCGGCACCGCCTTGATCTTGTCCTTGTTGGCGTCGAGATAGCTGAAGCCAAAGATGCCAAGGCTGGTCGGGTTCTTGTCGAGCTTCGAGATGATGAGGTTATCATTCTCGCCCTGCTCGACATAGAAAGGCGCGCCGCGCAGCGCGGTGCAGGTCGCCTCATGCTTGTCCTTGTCGCTGGCCTTCAGCGCCTTCATCTCGGGATTGGCGTCGCAGCCGGTGCCGAGGATCAGTTCCTTGAACGCATCATAGGTGCCGCTGGTCGACGGCGGGCCGAATACCGAGATGGCGACCGCGGGGAGGGCGGGGTTCACATCCTTCCACGTCTTTGCGGTGTTCGGCTTGCCATAAGGATTGGCGGCGAGCGCCTTATAGACATCTTCCTCGGTCAGCTTGAAGCCGGGACCGCGCTGCGCTTCGCCGAGCGCGATGCCGTCGATACCGATCTGGATTTCGACGATATCCTTGACGCCGTTCGCGGCGCAGGTGTCGAATTCCTTCTTCTTGATGCGGCGCGAGGCGTTCGCGATGTCGGCGGTGTCGCCGCCGACGCCGGCGCAGAAGCGTTCGAAGCCGCCGCCGGTGCCCGTGCTGTCGATCTTCGGCGTCTTGTTGCCCGTCGCTTCGGCGAACTTCTCGCCGACCGCGGTGGCAAAGGGATAGACGGTCGACGAACCGACCGCGCTGATATAATCGCGCGCCCCGCCGCCCGAAGACGCCTGATCCTGGCACGCGGAAAGCGCGAGCGCGCACGTCGCGGCGCCAGCAATAAGAGCGAATTTCTGGAACATGGAAAAATCCTGTGGTGGGGGTCGTTACCGATCCAAGCCACCACCCCCGCGGCGACTCGCTGAGGGCCATTTGGGGGAGTACTGTGACGTGTTTGTGACAGGGAGTGTCATATAAGTGTCACTATCAAGCTGCGTCAGCATTATTTCGGGCTGCCATCCGTTCGAGCTCTTGTATCAGTAAATGCAACGAGGTCGATGGATTGGGCTCGCTTGTAGTTTCTGCATCTCGGAGAGCTTTGATAGCATTCGTTCGCGCTTGGGCGCTTCGGGGTTCCAGAGATAATCCGATATCAGGGAGATTTTTCCGATACTCTGGCCAAAGCGAAACCAATTTATCGACTGCGCACCCCCCGCGTGATTTTTGACCGGATTCCGTAAAAGGAGTTCGGGTGTACTGGAAATGAAGAATGAACCAGTACTCTATGCACGGATCGGAAACGTGAACAATAAAATCACGATTCTTATAAAGATTGTTTATAGACTTTCCAGAAGAAATTGCCCCCTGGAAATTATCTGTCAAATGTCGGTCTCGATCAATAACGCAAAAGCACTTATCTATTGACGGATCTTTCTTAAATCTTGCTTCGGCATACTTTACAACCGATTTTGGATCGCTTCCGCATTCCGCTCCGCATATATCGATGCC contains these protein-coding regions:
- the pstB gene encoding phosphate ABC transporter ATP-binding protein PstB: MTQEDLTIIDPKMKAHGVNVFYGDKQAINDVSIDVGTDLVTAFIGPSGCGKSTFLRSLNRMNDTVASARVTGQIELDGEDIYAPSMDVVQLRARVGMVFQKPNPFPKSIYDNVGYGPRIHGLAPNKADLDVIVERALVRAGLWDEVKDRLLESGTALSGGQQQRLCIARAIAVDPEVILMDEPCSALDPIATAKIEELIHELRGKYAIVIVTHNMQQAARVSQRTAFFHLGTLVEYGKTTDIFTNPKQERTKDYITGRYG
- the pstA gene encoding phosphate ABC transporter permease PstA, giving the protein MNRETAPTDWKGTVMQKRIAGRYAAERRFKLFGLGAVLLSGAFLAFLLFVMVGNGARGFTYTHVAVPIDFKSTPLTVDTSRLGDADADQVIANAGLADIVAFAADEALGDGGAELISENAWKEVRSEIKADPELLNGKTVFELPASSAVDIMAKDGARGELGARVDALERDGKLGTGIHWPFFKNADATDPAVAGIWGALKGSVLTIFIAFLIAFPTGVLAALYLEEYAPKNRWTDLIEVSINNLAAVPSIIFGLLALAVFINWFGICQASALVGGLTLALMTMPVIVIASRNAIKSVPPSIRDAALGVGASPVQVVFHHVLPLALPGILTGTIIGMARALGETAPLLLIGMRAFIGDVPGGICSPATVLPMQIFLWSDEVDRGFVEKTSAAIIVLLIVLLSMNAFAIYLRNKFEKRW
- the pstC gene encoding phosphate ABC transporter permease subunit PstC, with the translated sequence MAGRQRSNLLAGRAGTKLHSRPQYHGWYVALWLFAPAALFLAVWSSVSPALITNQVLTSEAAQSLPSFGFERGAILSDARSVAEGKQDRVRLPAAAPLVQPYADASHKYAWIGIAAMLALALAGGLYAFTRIKPDFRARTRVERIVMLFLLLASLVAILTTFGIVLSLLFESIRFFRLVSPAELLFGTTWAPQSGAPQPDTFGGIPLFWGTVLIGAIIAMIVAIPIGMMTAVYLTQYAAPAVRRWVKPILEILAGVPTVVYGYFAALTVAPALRNFAVMLGIPNASTESALAAGIVMGVMIIPFVSSMADDSINAVPQAMRDGSLALGATPNETIRQVLIPAALPGVMGGILLAVSRAIGETMIVVMAAGLSANMTANPFASVTTVTAQIVKLLTGDQEFDSAKTLAAFALGLVLFIVTLLLNIAALRIVKKYREAYE
- a CDS encoding substrate-binding domain-containing protein, which encodes MFQKFALIAGAATCALALSACQDQASSGGGARDYISAVGSSTVYPFATAVGEKFAEATGNKTPKIDSTGTGGGFERFCAGVGGDTADIANASRRIKKKEFDTCAANGVKDIVEIQIGIDGIALGEAQRGPGFKLTEEDVYKALAANPYGKPNTAKTWKDVNPALPAVAISVFGPPSTSGTYDAFKELILGTGCDANPEMKALKASDKDKHEATCTALRGAPFYVEQGENDNLIISKLDKNPTSLGIFGFSYLDANKDKIKAVPIQGVAPTYAAIADGSYPGSRPLFIYVKKAHVGVVPGLAEYVAEFLKGAGEGGYLNAKGLIVSPKAIADKATAAGTGMTVLNGAELN
- a CDS encoding RloB family protein; its protein translation is MKRSRDTRSIQRRKASREPRQFLLIVCEGESTEPAYFAHYRRKLRLANVGIDICGAECGSDPKSVVKYAEARFKKDPSIDKCFCVIDRDRHLTDNFQGAISSGKSINNLYKNRDFIVHVSDPCIEYWFILHFQYTRTPFTESGQKSRGGCAVDKLVSLWPEYRKNLPDIGLSLEPRSAQARTNAIKALRDAETTSEPNPSTSLHLLIQELERMAARNNADAA